The Pricia mediterranea genome includes a window with the following:
- a CDS encoding M28 family metallopeptidase — MKKRLVTLVLLGALAYSCGASKIDETVILNSKEPVGSSQRPDKLYKKPSDIEGIDEIVNTKKTQFSNIGRIGFLMNYLASDELQGRDTGSEGIEKAANLIEVMFLKNGIRPYFDGYRDTISTYEKPAYNMVGVVEGNDPELKDEYIVVGAHYDHLGLVEPENGDNIANGANDNASGTTTVLELARYFGNSKSNKRSIIFALFSAEEKGLVGSKHLAQKLKAQNLDIYTVLNYEMDGVPLVDKDYLMYLTGYEMSNLAEVANSYSDITYAGYLPKAQEFNLFKRSDNYAFHEVFKVPSQTFSTFDFTNFDHYHKVGDEISEMDFGHMANVVNKSIPVIEGIANAPSKEIKYN, encoded by the coding sequence ATGAAAAAGAGACTTGTTACGCTCGTTTTACTTGGGGCTTTAGCCTATAGCTGTGGTGCTTCTAAAATAGATGAAACGGTTATTTTGAACAGTAAAGAACCAGTAGGCTCTAGTCAACGGCCTGATAAACTGTACAAAAAACCGAGTGATATCGAGGGCATCGATGAAATTGTCAACACGAAAAAGACACAGTTTAGCAACATTGGCAGAATCGGGTTTTTAATGAACTATTTAGCTTCCGACGAACTTCAAGGTCGCGATACGGGTAGTGAAGGTATTGAGAAGGCAGCCAATTTAATCGAAGTGATGTTTCTAAAAAACGGAATCCGTCCCTACTTTGATGGCTATCGCGATACCATTTCCACTTATGAAAAACCCGCTTATAATATGGTCGGGGTGGTCGAAGGAAATGATCCCGAGCTTAAGGATGAATACATTGTCGTCGGCGCACATTACGATCATTTGGGACTTGTCGAGCCGGAAAATGGTGATAATATCGCTAATGGTGCCAATGATAATGCATCCGGCACTACAACGGTCTTGGAACTGGCCCGGTATTTCGGCAATTCCAAGTCTAACAAACGCAGTATTATATTCGCGCTCTTCAGCGCCGAGGAAAAGGGACTGGTAGGATCGAAGCATTTGGCCCAAAAACTGAAAGCCCAAAATCTAGATATCTATACCGTATTGAATTACGAAATGGACGGGGTTCCGTTGGTGGACAAGGACTACCTGATGTATCTAACCGGTTATGAAATGTCCAATCTTGCGGAAGTGGCCAATAGCTATTCCGATATTACCTACGCCGGTTATCTTCCTAAGGCCCAAGAGTTCAACTTATTTAAAAGGTCGGATAATTATGCCTTTCACGAAGTCTTTAAGGTGCCGTCCCAGACATTCAGTACCTTTGATTTTACCAATTTCGACCACTATCATAAGGTCGGGGACGAAATTTCTGAGATGGACTTTGGCCATATGGCGAACGTGGTAAACAAAAGCATTCCCGTAATCGAGGGAATCGCCAATGCGCCTTCAAAGGAAATCAAGTACAATTAA
- a CDS encoding pyruvate dehydrogenase complex dihydrolipoamide acetyltransferase — translation MAEVINMPRLSDTMEEGTVAKWLKQVGDKVEEGDILAEIETDKATMEFESFYEGTLLHIGIDEGDGAPVDSLLAIIGEEGEDISELLNGSDAGSDENKETASSDDASAEGDKQDTSASDEEKPEATGSEDGDSDGGTTEIPEGVEVVKMPRLSDTMEEGTVATWLKQVGDEVEEGDILAEIETDKATMEFESFYSGILLHIGIQEGESSPVDAVLAVIGPEGTDIDAVLNAKPTQGKKEDSSSEDKKEKTASKEPEHDADASSDKAEEASSKSTSDGQRIFASPLAKRMAEDKGIDLAEVSGSGDNGRIVKKDIENYKPSAKPRSEEPAKAAAQAAAPDKVKAPMNLPVGEESSEEVKNSQMRKVIAKRLSESKFTAPHYYLTVEIDMDNAMASRKQINEMPDTKVSYNDMVVKACAMALKKHPQVNTTWNGDTTTINHHVHVGVAVAVDDGLVVPVLRFAEQMSLTQIGSAVKNLAGRARNKKLTPEEMQGSTFTVSNLGMFGIVEFTSIINQPNAAILSVGTIVEKPVVKDGEIVVGNTMKLTLACDHRTVDGATGSQFLLTLRTYLENPVTMLA, via the coding sequence ATGGCAGAAGTGATAAACATGCCCCGGTTGAGCGATACCATGGAAGAGGGTACCGTGGCCAAATGGCTTAAACAAGTAGGTGACAAGGTCGAGGAAGGGGATATATTGGCAGAGATCGAAACGGACAAGGCCACAATGGAATTCGAGTCCTTTTACGAGGGTACCCTACTTCACATCGGTATCGATGAAGGTGATGGTGCACCTGTGGATTCCCTTTTGGCCATTATTGGGGAAGAGGGAGAGGATATTTCGGAATTGCTGAACGGGAGTGACGCCGGATCCGACGAAAATAAGGAGACAGCTTCTTCGGATGACGCCTCTGCGGAGGGGGATAAGCAAGATACATCCGCTTCGGATGAAGAAAAACCTGAAGCTACCGGCTCCGAAGATGGTGATTCCGACGGCGGCACCACCGAAATTCCAGAAGGAGTGGAAGTGGTCAAAATGCCCCGTCTCAGTGATACCATGGAGGAAGGCACGGTTGCCACCTGGTTGAAACAGGTCGGGGACGAGGTCGAGGAAGGCGATATTCTGGCCGAGATCGAAACGGACAAGGCTACGATGGAATTCGAGTCCTTCTACTCAGGCATTCTATTGCATATCGGTATTCAGGAGGGGGAATCCTCTCCCGTGGACGCTGTTTTAGCTGTAATAGGTCCGGAAGGCACCGACATCGATGCCGTTCTGAACGCCAAACCAACCCAAGGAAAAAAAGAGGATAGTTCTTCGGAGGATAAAAAGGAAAAGACAGCATCCAAGGAGCCGGAGCACGACGCGGATGCATCCTCCGACAAAGCAGAAGAAGCTTCTTCAAAGTCCACCAGCGACGGGCAACGGATATTCGCATCCCCTTTAGCCAAAAGGATGGCCGAGGATAAGGGAATCGACCTTGCCGAGGTGTCGGGATCTGGCGATAATGGAAGAATCGTCAAAAAGGATATTGAAAACTACAAGCCGTCGGCCAAGCCCAGATCGGAAGAACCGGCAAAGGCCGCGGCCCAAGCGGCAGCTCCGGACAAAGTGAAGGCTCCGATGAACCTGCCTGTTGGCGAAGAAAGTTCCGAAGAGGTCAAAAACTCCCAAATGCGGAAGGTTATCGCCAAACGGCTCTCGGAATCCAAGTTTACGGCACCCCATTATTATCTGACCGTAGAGATTGATATGGACAATGCGATGGCTTCCAGAAAGCAAATCAATGAGATGCCGGACACGAAGGTTTCGTACAACGATATGGTGGTCAAGGCCTGTGCCATGGCGCTGAAAAAACATCCTCAGGTGAACACTACCTGGAACGGGGATACGACCACAATCAACCACCACGTTCATGTGGGGGTCGCGGTAGCTGTTGATGACGGTTTGGTAGTGCCCGTGTTGCGATTTGCCGAGCAGATGAGTTTGACCCAGATCGGAAGTGCCGTTAAGAATCTTGCCGGTCGCGCCCGGAACAAAAAACTGACCCCGGAAGAAATGCAGGGAAGTACCTTTACGGTTTCCAATTTAGGAATGTTCGGGATCGTCGAGTTTACTTCGATTATCAATCAACCGAATGCGGCTATCCTATCGGTTGGCACCATTGTCGAAAAACCTGTCGTCAAAGATGGTGAGATCGTAGTGGGCAACACGATGAAACTTACTCTGGCCTGTGACCATCGTACAGTCGATGGCGCCACGGGATCACAATTTTTGCTGACTTTAAGGACCTATCTAGAAAATCCGGTAACTATGTTGGCTTAG
- a CDS encoding SDR family NAD(P)-dependent oxidoreductase: MVNVIITGTSRGIGFELAQCFANDGHQVLALSRNEGPIAELEHQNISFFPFDISRSEDIRKVENFVSENWTSVDILINNAGKFLNKPFLETSEDTFEEVYKVNVLGVAALTKAVLPKMLKGGHVLSISSMGGVQGSMKFPGLSAYSSSKAAIITLTELWAEEFKETGPSFNVMALGAVQTEMLEAAFPGYQAPNTAIEMAEYIMEFALTGHRFYNGKLLQVSSSTP; encoded by the coding sequence ATGGTGAACGTTATTATTACAGGTACAAGCAGGGGTATCGGCTTCGAATTGGCCCAATGTTTTGCGAATGATGGGCATCAGGTTTTGGCACTATCCCGGAACGAAGGTCCGATTGCTGAATTGGAACATCAAAACATTTCCTTCTTCCCTTTTGATATTTCACGGTCAGAGGATATAAGAAAGGTGGAAAATTTTGTAAGTGAAAACTGGACGTCCGTCGACATTCTCATCAACAACGCGGGCAAATTTCTGAACAAACCCTTTTTGGAAACATCCGAGGATACATTCGAGGAGGTGTACAAGGTAAATGTTCTGGGGGTGGCCGCCCTCACCAAAGCAGTACTGCCCAAAATGCTCAAAGGCGGACATGTACTAAGTATTAGTTCGATGGGAGGCGTACAGGGCAGTATGAAATTCCCCGGGTTATCGGCGTATAGCTCAAGCAAGGCGGCAATAATTACCCTGACCGAGCTATGGGCGGAAGAGTTTAAGGAAACTGGGCCTTCGTTCAATGTAATGGCCCTAGGTGCCGTGCAGACCGAAATGTTAGAAGCGGCTTTCCCCGGCTATCAGGCGCCGAACACTGCTATAGAAATGGCCGAATACATTATGGAATTCGCCTTGACCGGGCACCGGTTTTACAATGGAAAGTTGTTGCAGGTTTCGAGCAGTACGCCCTAG
- a CDS encoding DUF389 domain-containing protein, whose protein sequence is MKKNLNQDNITPTEDASGSKEEVKKDFKGLVGSTKVFLRELLDIRTNTDQEATKEAIVADIPFRGHTSWILICSIFIASIGLNANSTAVVIGAMLISPLMGPILGLGMSLAINDVDTLRRSLKNFAIMVVLSVLTAYFFFAVFPIRDESSELLARTAPDIRDVLIAFFGGLALVIARAKKGTIASVIFGVAIATALMPPLCTVGFGLAIGNMDYALGALYLFTINTIFIALATFLIIKLLRFPMVRYANSKKRRLIARVASVIAVLVMVPAGYTFVKALNASGFSNQAHQFISQKIVPYQFSDGGRFMDNFTDINYNNGIDPYIELVFMGDETIPENVIATWERQKNEEFPKLRNTELHIIQGGKNEQVDQLRYVNELYESQKSQLMGKDDKIAFLEAELTRLKKSAARQIPFGDISAEAKANYENLIALEYGNALRTDFNNVDTLSVFQVKWAPGLGAGRISEENKRLLQWLKIRLKDSTVQLRQ, encoded by the coding sequence ATGAAAAAAAATCTGAATCAGGACAATATCACTCCTACCGAAGATGCATCCGGCAGTAAAGAGGAGGTAAAAAAGGATTTTAAGGGCTTGGTGGGAAGTACCAAGGTTTTTCTACGCGAACTCTTGGATATCCGCACCAATACCGATCAGGAAGCTACCAAAGAAGCTATCGTCGCCGACATTCCCTTTAGGGGCCATACCTCTTGGATCCTTATCTGTTCGATATTCATTGCCTCTATCGGCCTGAATGCTAACTCGACCGCGGTGGTTATCGGGGCGATGTTGATTTCCCCGCTTATGGGTCCGATTCTGGGCTTGGGAATGTCATTGGCCATCAATGATGTCGACACGCTCCGACGCTCCCTGAAAAACTTTGCGATTATGGTCGTTTTGAGCGTCTTGACCGCCTATTTTTTCTTTGCGGTTTTTCCTATCCGTGATGAATCCTCCGAACTATTGGCCCGAACCGCTCCGGATATCCGTGATGTGCTTATCGCTTTCTTCGGGGGGCTGGCCCTGGTCATCGCCCGTGCCAAGAAAGGTACGATTGCCAGTGTGATCTTCGGAGTCGCCATCGCTACGGCCCTGATGCCCCCGCTGTGTACGGTCGGATTCGGACTGGCCATCGGTAATATGGATTATGCGCTCGGTGCGCTTTACCTCTTTACTATCAATACCATATTTATAGCCCTTGCGACCTTTTTGATCATTAAACTGCTGCGGTTTCCCATGGTTCGGTATGCTAACTCTAAAAAACGAAGGTTGATAGCACGGGTTGCCTCGGTCATTGCCGTGTTGGTCATGGTGCCCGCTGGGTATACTTTTGTCAAGGCCCTGAATGCCTCGGGGTTCAGTAATCAAGCGCACCAATTTATCAGCCAAAAAATAGTGCCTTATCAATTTTCGGACGGGGGCCGATTTATGGATAATTTTACCGACATCAACTATAATAACGGCATCGATCCGTATATAGAGCTGGTTTTCATGGGCGACGAAACAATCCCCGAGAATGTTATCGCCACTTGGGAAAGACAAAAGAACGAAGAGTTTCCCAAACTCAGAAATACCGAGTTGCATATCATTCAGGGCGGCAAGAACGAACAGGTAGATCAGCTTAGGTACGTGAACGAACTCTATGAATCACAAAAAAGCCAGCTGATGGGCAAGGATGACAAAATCGCTTTTTTGGAGGCGGAGTTGACACGGCTTAAAAAATCGGCGGCCCGGCAGATTCCCTTTGGCGACATCAGTGCGGAAGCCAAGGCAAACTACGAGAATTTAATTGCATTGGAATACGGGAACGCGCTGCGAACGGACTTTAACAATGTAGATACGCTATCCGTGTTTCAGGTGAAATGGGCCCCAGGCCTGGGAGCTGGGCGAATATCCGAAGAAAACAAGAGACTGTTGCAGTGGTTAAAGATCCGATTGAAAGATAGTACCGTCCAACTCAGGCAATAG
- the pafA gene encoding alkaline phosphatase PafA: MTKNLVTLLSTMLFVAFAPAMGTAQSNEDDAHLKTSPKLVVGIIVDQMRYDYIPRFYKRFGEGGFKRLVDDGFNCKNHHFNYAPTSTGPGHASVYTGTTPATHGILGNNWYDKAADTDVYCAGDDSYSSVGTDSDAGQMSPHRLETTTITDQLRLSTQMRGKTIAVAMKDRGAVLPGGYTANAAYWFQGRDEGKFITSSFYMSELPQWVEDFNTSDAAEKYKKPWTTLKPVDSYLESGTDKNKYEGLFKGEESSEFPHDLPKLWDDNGQYEMIKATPYGNSLTADFAIEALEKEDLGTDDDTDFLAVSFSSTDYVGHRFGVNSKEVQDVYMRLDEDLARLFDALDKKVGKGEYTVFLSADHAAIEVPAYLMDQKIKAGYLDWEASKGKFEQFLKDTFGTTDVVKSFSNYQYFLDPEIVKNSNMSPVEAQEAIAAEILHYDGIERVYTADQMWKNEYTEGIPHIIQNGYNQKRSGDVMVVVSPDHASYSKTGSTHGSPYIYDTHTPLLFYGKGIRKGSTVVRTEIPDIAATMASLLGIAFPSGTTGSPIFEVLDHK, translated from the coding sequence ATGACCAAAAACCTGGTTACCCTGCTATCGACAATGCTATTTGTCGCTTTTGCGCCCGCTATGGGTACGGCACAATCCAACGAAGATGACGCGCATCTGAAAACATCGCCCAAATTGGTCGTGGGCATTATTGTCGACCAAATGCGCTACGACTACATCCCCCGCTTTTACAAGCGTTTCGGTGAAGGCGGTTTCAAGCGCCTGGTAGACGACGGGTTCAACTGTAAAAATCATCATTTTAACTATGCCCCCACCAGTACAGGGCCCGGGCATGCCTCGGTTTATACGGGCACTACCCCGGCAACCCACGGCATTCTTGGCAACAACTGGTACGACAAAGCCGCTGATACCGACGTGTATTGCGCCGGTGACGATAGCTATAGCTCGGTAGGAACCGATTCGGATGCCGGACAGATGTCACCGCACCGATTGGAGACCACGACCATTACCGATCAATTGCGCCTATCGACCCAGATGCGGGGCAAGACCATTGCCGTAGCCATGAAGGATAGGGGCGCTGTACTTCCTGGCGGATACACCGCAAATGCTGCCTACTGGTTTCAAGGCAGGGATGAAGGCAAGTTCATCACCAGTTCTTTTTACATGTCCGAGCTGCCCCAATGGGTCGAGGATTTCAATACCTCGGATGCGGCAGAAAAATATAAGAAACCTTGGACGACTTTAAAACCGGTAGATTCATATCTGGAAAGCGGTACCGATAAAAATAAATACGAGGGTCTTTTTAAGGGAGAGGAAAGTTCGGAATTTCCACATGATCTTCCCAAACTCTGGGACGACAATGGGCAGTACGAGATGATCAAGGCGACCCCGTACGGAAACAGTTTGACGGCCGACTTCGCTATTGAGGCCTTGGAAAAAGAAGATTTGGGAACGGACGATGATACCGATTTTTTGGCCGTCAGTTTCTCCAGTACCGACTACGTGGGGCATAGATTTGGCGTAAACTCCAAAGAGGTACAGGACGTGTACATGCGATTGGACGAAGATCTGGCCCGACTTTTCGACGCCTTGGATAAAAAGGTGGGCAAAGGCGAGTACACCGTGTTCTTGAGTGCCGATCACGCGGCTATCGAGGTTCCCGCTTATTTGATGGATCAAAAAATCAAAGCAGGTTACTTAGACTGGGAGGCTTCGAAAGGTAAATTCGAGCAATTTTTGAAAGATACTTTCGGAACCACGGACGTCGTCAAAAGCTTTTCGAACTATCAATACTTTCTGGACCCGGAAATTGTTAAGAATTCCAATATGTCCCCTGTCGAGGCGCAAGAGGCCATCGCCGCCGAGATACTGCATTACGATGGCATCGAGAGGGTATATACCGCGGACCAAATGTGGAAGAATGAATACACCGAGGGCATACCGCATATCATACAGAACGGTTACAATCAAAAACGTTCCGGGGATGTGATGGTCGTTGTGAGTCCGGATCATGCATCTTACTCAAAAACCGGTTCTACCCATGGTTCGCCCTATATTTACGACACCCATACGCCGCTGTTGTTCTATGGAAAGGGAATACGAAAGGGCAGTACTGTGGTGCGGACGGAAATTCCGGATATCGCGGCCACAATGGCATCTCTGTTGGGCATTGCTTTTCCCAGCGGAACGACGGGAAGTCCCATATTTGAGGTATTAGATCACAAGTAA
- a CDS encoding SprT-like domain-containing protein, whose translation MINTLQKYLPERAVAPCSALIKQNNVHLKIVNERVTRHGDYRRMLNGAHQITVNANLNKYRFLITLVHEIAHLVAFEKFGRRIKPHGREWKQTFQYMMLPFIRPEIFPSQLLPLLANHFRNPKASSSTDARLSIALKSYDPGEADITYIYEVPTGSVFRIYNGKIFKKGNRRVKRYECVEVESGKIYLFQPNAEVEVIEK comes from the coding sequence ATGATCAACACCTTACAGAAATACCTCCCCGAAAGAGCGGTAGCGCCCTGCTCCGCACTGATCAAGCAGAACAATGTCCATTTAAAGATTGTCAATGAACGGGTGACCCGCCACGGTGACTATCGGCGTATGCTCAATGGTGCCCATCAGATTACCGTAAACGCGAACTTGAACAAATACCGGTTCTTGATTACTCTGGTACATGAAATTGCCCATTTGGTGGCTTTCGAAAAATTCGGTCGGCGCATCAAGCCTCACGGTCGGGAATGGAAACAGACCTTTCAATATATGATGTTGCCCTTTATCAGACCCGAAATATTCCCGTCACAGTTGCTACCGCTGTTGGCCAACCACTTTAGAAATCCGAAGGCGAGCAGCAGTACCGATGCCAGACTTTCCATTGCCTTAAAATCTTACGATCCAGGGGAAGCCGATATTACTTATATTTACGAAGTGCCAACAGGTAGCGTTTTCCGCATTTACAATGGCAAGATTTTCAAAAAAGGCAATAGAAGGGTCAAACGATACGAATGCGTTGAGGTAGAATCCGGCAAGATTTACCTGTTTCAGCCGAATGCGGAGGTAGAAGTGATTGAAAAATGA
- a CDS encoding MlaE family ABC transporter permease, whose product MSYLSSIGSYAIMVKEVFKKPVKWRIMKNLIFKEIDELIFGSLGIIIFISFFIGAVVTIQTALNLTNPIIPKNLIGFTTRQSLILEFSPTFVSIIMAGKVGSYITSSIGTMRVTEQIDALEVMGVNALNYLVFPKIIAMFFYPFAIAISMYVGILGGWIAGVFGGFLTSAEFTEGLQIDFIPFQVFYAFVKTLVFAWVLATVPAYHGFYMKGGALEVGKASTTAFVWTSVVIIVMNYILTQLLLG is encoded by the coding sequence ATGAGCTATCTATCATCGATCGGCAGCTATGCCATTATGGTTAAGGAGGTCTTCAAAAAGCCGGTCAAATGGCGGATCATGAAGAATCTCATTTTTAAGGAGATCGATGAACTTATTTTCGGTTCACTGGGCATCATCATCTTTATTTCGTTCTTTATCGGGGCGGTTGTGACCATACAAACGGCCTTGAACCTGACCAACCCGATTATCCCTAAAAATCTAATCGGCTTTACGACCCGTCAATCCTTGATCCTTGAATTCTCACCGACCTTTGTCTCCATCATCATGGCGGGAAAAGTGGGATCGTATATCACTTCGAGTATTGGCACGATGCGGGTTACCGAACAAATCGACGCTCTCGAAGTCATGGGTGTCAATGCACTGAACTATCTGGTGTTTCCAAAAATTATCGCCATGTTCTTCTACCCTTTCGCGATCGCCATCTCGATGTACGTAGGTATTCTGGGTGGTTGGATTGCCGGGGTCTTCGGCGGTTTTCTGACCAGTGCTGAATTTACGGAGGGCCTTCAGATCGATTTCATTCCCTTTCAGGTGTTCTACGCCTTTGTAAAGACTTTGGTCTTTGCCTGGGTGCTGGCCACCGTGCCCGCTTACCACGGCTTCTACATGAAGGGCGGGGCCTTGGAAGTGGGAAAGGCCAGTACGACGGCCTTTGTATGGACGAGCGTGGTCATCATCGTCATGAACTATATACTCACTCAACTCTTACTGGGCTAA
- a CDS encoding ABC transporter ATP-binding protein: MIEVNDIHKSFGETQVLKGISTSFSKGKTNLVIGQSGSGKTVFLKCLLGLFSPEKGSISYDGRDYSKLSGDERRDLRQEMGMVFQGSALFDSMTVEGNVMFPLEMFTKQSKSEKQDRVDFVLKRVNLTEAYDRYPSQISGGMQKRVAIARAIVMNPQYLFCDEPNSGLDPKTATLIDNLIQEITEEYDITTVINTHDMNSVMEIGEKIIFLKDGIKEWEGTKHEIFKTDNEAVTGFVYSSELFEKVRQMYVEERN, encoded by the coding sequence ATGATCGAAGTAAACGACATACACAAATCTTTTGGTGAGACACAGGTATTGAAAGGTATCAGTACGAGTTTCAGCAAAGGGAAGACCAATCTGGTCATCGGCCAGAGCGGTTCGGGAAAAACGGTTTTCCTGAAATGCCTACTCGGACTTTTTAGTCCTGAAAAAGGCAGTATTTCTTATGATGGTAGGGACTATTCAAAGCTTTCGGGGGATGAGCGCCGCGACCTTCGTCAAGAAATGGGGATGGTCTTTCAGGGAAGCGCGCTTTTTGATTCTATGACCGTGGAAGGTAATGTGATGTTTCCGTTGGAAATGTTCACCAAACAATCCAAGTCTGAAAAGCAGGATAGGGTAGATTTCGTATTGAAGCGGGTCAATCTTACCGAAGCTTACGATCGGTATCCCTCGCAAATTTCAGGGGGGATGCAAAAGCGGGTTGCCATTGCGCGGGCCATAGTTATGAATCCCCAATATCTTTTTTGTGACGAGCCCAATTCGGGACTCGATCCAAAGACGGCCACTCTAATCGATAACCTCATCCAAGAAATCACCGAGGAATATGATATTACGACCGTTATCAATACGCACGATATGAATTCGGTCATGGAAATCGGGGAGAAGATTATTTTTCTAAAGGATGGGATAAAAGAATGGGAAGGCACCAAACACGAAATCTTTAAGACCGACAACGAGGCGGTCACGGGATTCGTCTATTCGTCTGAACTTTTCGAAAAAGTAAGACAGATGTATGTCGAGGAGCGGAATTAG
- a CDS encoding mannose-1-phosphate guanylyltransferase, producing the protein MKKNYYAVLMAGGVGSRFWPVSTSTYPKQFHDMLGTGDTLIQKTFKRLNKFVPTENIFILTNARYNDIVLEQLPMLRQEQVVLEPAMRNTAPCILYAALKIQKMDPDAVMVVAPSDHWIEDETAFAKDVSTCFDKCESEEILCTLGIKPSFPNTGFGYIEYVKDEGPKRSGLKKVRQFREKPDYETAKEFLSQGNFLWNAGIFMWGVTTIIEAFKKYQSDQYAIFESGIPLYNTSEESAFIEKNYPKAENISIDYAILEHSKSIYVLPATFDWNDLGTWGSLYDKLEKDESDHAIVNAKVLSADASGNMIRSPKDKIVVIDGLRDYIIVDNDDVLLIYPKSKEQDIKSVLYKVKNTFGDRYT; encoded by the coding sequence ATGAAGAAAAATTATTATGCCGTTTTGATGGCAGGCGGGGTCGGATCCCGATTCTGGCCAGTAAGTACATCTACGTATCCCAAGCAGTTTCATGATATGTTGGGCACGGGGGATACCTTGATACAAAAGACGTTCAAGCGCTTGAACAAATTCGTTCCGACCGAGAACATTTTTATTTTGACCAACGCTCGGTACAATGATATCGTGCTTGAACAATTACCGATGCTGCGACAGGAACAGGTCGTTTTGGAGCCTGCCATGCGTAATACCGCGCCCTGCATTCTTTACGCCGCCTTAAAGATCCAAAAGATGGATCCGGATGCCGTCATGGTCGTTGCGCCGAGCGACCACTGGATCGAGGACGAGACCGCTTTTGCAAAAGACGTGTCCACTTGCTTCGATAAGTGTGAAAGCGAAGAAATACTCTGTACGCTGGGTATCAAACCCTCTTTCCCCAATACGGGCTTTGGATATATCGAATATGTAAAAGACGAAGGCCCAAAACGTTCAGGACTTAAAAAAGTCCGTCAGTTCCGAGAAAAGCCGGACTATGAAACTGCAAAGGAATTTTTGTCCCAAGGCAATTTTCTTTGGAACGCCGGTATCTTTATGTGGGGGGTCACCACGATTATCGAGGCTTTTAAAAAGTACCAGTCCGATCAGTATGCAATTTTTGAATCCGGAATTCCCCTTTACAATACTTCGGAAGAATCCGCGTTTATCGAGAAGAATTACCCAAAAGCGGAAAATATATCCATTGATTACGCCATATTAGAGCATTCGAAATCGATTTATGTGCTCCCAGCGACCTTTGATTGGAATGATCTAGGCACTTGGGGATCGTTGTACGACAAGTTGGAGAAAGACGAAAGTGACCATGCCATTGTGAACGCAAAGGTACTGTCTGCGGATGCCTCTGGCAATATGATCCGCTCTCCCAAAGACAAGATTGTCGTTATCGATGGCCTAAGGGATTACATCATTGTCGATAACGACGATGTGCTTCTGATCTATCCCAAATCGAAAGAGCAGGATATCAAATCAGTATTGTACAAGGTGAAAAACACATTTGGAGATCGGTATACGTAG